From a single Candidatus Schekmanbacteria bacterium genomic region:
- a CDS encoding DUF4416 family protein, protein MGEIKQPERAKLFCAIMYAESADYASVISDLEKTFGKVETRGEKYPFTYTDYYTPEFGGNLYKEMVVFGGTVEQVKLAEIKRFTNSIEEKYLAENGKRSINIDPGFILPSKLILASTKDFSHRIYIGEGIYAEITFMFSRKGVRFLDWTYPDYRSSEVSGFFIKVREKYMSEMKSGGKPE, encoded by the coding sequence TTGGGGGAAATCAAGCAGCCTGAGCGGGCGAAACTTTTCTGCGCCATTATGTATGCTGAAAGTGCTGATTATGCATCTGTAATTAGCGACCTTGAAAAGACTTTCGGAAAAGTTGAGACACGCGGGGAAAAGTATCCATTTACCTACACTGATTATTACACTCCGGAATTCGGCGGGAATCTGTATAAGGAAATGGTGGTGTTCGGAGGTACTGTGGAGCAGGTGAAGCTCGCTGAAATAAAGCGTTTTACAAACTCTATTGAAGAAAAATATCTTGCAGAAAATGGCAAAAGGAGTATCAATATTGATCCTGGATTTATTCTGCCATCCAAGCTGATTCTGGCTTCTACAAAAGATTTTAGCCACAGGATTTATATCGGTGAAGGGATATATGCGGAAATTACGTTCATGTTCAGCAGGAAAGGTGTTAGATTCCTTGATTGGACTTATCCTGATTACCGGAGCAGTGAAGTCTCAGGTTTTTTTATTAAAGTGAGAGAGAAATACATGAGTGAGATGAAGTCCGGGGGTAAACCGGAATGA
- a CDS encoding DUF503 domain-containing protein, with protein sequence MTVGVLKIVLVIPGSRSLKDKRQVVKSIKDRVRNKFNVSVAEVGGQDLWQRCELGFAAVSSDKQLIESMLQQIINLIELSGSALISDSSIEFF encoded by the coding sequence ATGACAGTCGGTGTCTTAAAGATTGTTTTAGTAATACCAGGCAGCCGCTCATTAAAAGATAAGAGACAGGTTGTAAAAAGTATCAAGGACAGAGTAAGGAATAAATTCAATGTTTCGGTAGCAGAGGTTGGAGGCCAGGATTTATGGCAGAGATGCGAACTTGGATTTGCCGCAGTGAGCAGTGATAAACAGCTTATAGAGAGCATGCTTCAGCAGATCATAAACCTTATTGAATTATCTGGATCAGCCCTCATATCAGACAGCTCGATTGAGTTTTTTTAA
- the lpxB gene encoding lipid-A-disaccharide synthase — protein MSVSKKKSVLMIVGDPSADMYGAGVIRELKALHPEINIIGTGGDLMKEAGLDLMYNVRDMSVIGLFEAFSKGALLRRIRKNILRVIEENNISAALLVDYPGFNLYLASILKSKNIPVVYYISPQVWAWRSGRIKKIKERVDRMLVILPFEEELYRNSGVNASFVGHPLLEIIDEDLKKSENIIPWKKSDGPVVALMPGSRKKEIHFLLADMLKAAEIISAQIPDVSFVLPVAQGLDIKSIEALLPRSIDIKLTDGRAREVLRNSDFAVICSGTATLEAAIIGTPFIIIYRLSKLTEFIGRRFLKIHNWGLVNIVAGKEIIPELEQEEVNPVNIASFVVEALKSPDKLSEMRNDLSKIRSMLGERVASARVAAVISEYI, from the coding sequence ATGTCTGTCTCCAAAAAAAAATCTGTGCTCATGATTGTTGGAGATCCCTCCGCTGACATGTATGGTGCCGGTGTAATACGCGAACTTAAGGCCCTGCACCCTGAAATCAACATCATAGGAACAGGCGGCGACCTGATGAAGGAAGCAGGACTTGACCTCATGTATAACGTGAGGGATATGTCGGTAATAGGCTTGTTTGAGGCTTTTTCCAAAGGAGCATTGCTGCGGCGCATCCGGAAAAACATTCTAAGAGTAATTGAAGAAAATAATATCAGTGCCGCCCTTCTTGTGGATTATCCCGGTTTTAATCTTTATCTTGCTTCAATCTTAAAGAGCAAGAATATACCTGTCGTCTATTATATCAGCCCGCAGGTCTGGGCATGGAGAAGCGGACGGATAAAAAAAATAAAAGAACGCGTAGACAGGATGCTGGTTATTCTCCCCTTCGAAGAAGAACTTTACCGCAATTCCGGAGTGAATGCGAGTTTCGTCGGGCATCCGCTCCTTGAGATCATAGACGAAGATTTAAAAAAATCAGAGAACATCATTCCATGGAAAAAATCAGACGGCCCTGTTGTTGCACTTATGCCGGGTAGCCGCAAAAAAGAGATACATTTTCTTCTTGCTGACATGCTGAAGGCGGCGGAAATAATTTCCGCACAGATTCCAGATGTATCTTTTGTCCTGCCTGTGGCGCAGGGGCTTGATATAAAGAGCATCGAGGCATTGCTTCCGCGGAGTATTGATATAAAGCTTACAGATGGAAGAGCAAGAGAGGTTCTTCGAAACAGCGATTTTGCAGTTATATGTTCAGGCACTGCGACCTTAGAGGCTGCGATTATAGGAACTCCTTTTATAATAATTTACCGTCTTTCAAAATTAACTGAATTTATAGGCAGGAGATTTTTAAAAATTCATAACTGGGGGCTGGTTAATATAGTTGCAGGAAAGGAAATAATTCCTGAGTTAGAGCAGGAGGAGGTAAATCCTGTCAACATAGCTTCCTTTGTTGTCGAGGCGCTCAAATCTCCTGATAAACTTTCTGAAATGCGAAATGACCTTTCGAAGATAAGAAGCATGCTTGGCGAAAGAGTCGCGTCGGCAAGGGTTGCCGCTGTGATTTCTGAATATATATGA
- the infB gene encoding translation initiation factor IF-2 encodes MSNGERVHVLAKKLGMSSTDLVNKLNKEGITVKSHMNLLDEETSQLVLAMFGGAEADGAKVSSKTAKLPKTQKTEKAPSPKKETAKKAEPKKAEAKSEKEGVKPAKAQAKPEKTAKKPETLLEKESIEPKPAKAPEPVKTAKVEKEREVAVVPEPAIKHVEAPSETEIEITEGITVKELAVKFSKEPNEIIKKLISLGVMATINQLVDFEIVKKLADLFNLKVKLAELEVSVETIEAEDPAKLKKRPPVVTIMGHVDHGKTSLLDAIRETNIIAKEAGGITQHIGAYHVELDKGTVVFLDTPGHHAFTAMRARGASVTDIVVLVVAADDGAMPQTIEAIDHAKVAKVPIIVAVNKIDKPNADPQRVRQALADHALIPEEWGGNTVYVDISAKRKTGINDLLELILLQAELLELKANPDKKALGAVVEAKLDKNKGPLATVLIQSGTLKVGDAFVAGVHSGKVRALFSDQGKKVIAATPSMPVMVLGFSGVPEAGDSFVVVEDERKAKQTALIRMQKRRDESMAGPKKISLEELSEQIKRGIVKELNIILKTDVQGSAQALEDSITKLATSDVKVKIIHTATGGVTESDVILASAANSIIIGFNVRPEPKATALAERERVDMRFYTIIYDVINDIKAAMEGLLEPTIREKQIGRAEIREVFNITKVGAVAGCYVLEGKLTRTASVRLVRDNVIVYKGKLASLKRFKDDVREVLAGYECGTGIENFNDIKASDIIEAFIEEKVERKL; translated from the coding sequence ATGTCAAATGGAGAAAGAGTGCATGTCCTGGCTAAAAAGCTTGGCATGTCGAGCACTGACCTTGTTAACAAGCTGAACAAAGAAGGAATAACGGTTAAAAGCCATATGAATCTCCTCGACGAGGAGACGAGCCAGCTTGTGCTTGCCATGTTTGGTGGTGCAGAGGCTGATGGTGCAAAGGTTTCCTCAAAAACTGCAAAACTTCCTAAAACTCAAAAGACTGAAAAGGCGCCATCTCCAAAAAAAGAAACTGCGAAAAAAGCTGAACCCAAAAAGGCTGAAGCAAAATCTGAAAAAGAGGGAGTGAAACCTGCTAAAGCCCAGGCAAAGCCTGAGAAAACTGCAAAGAAACCTGAGACTTTGCTGGAAAAAGAATCTATAGAGCCAAAACCTGCTAAAGCACCGGAACCGGTCAAGACTGCAAAGGTTGAAAAGGAACGTGAAGTTGCTGTTGTCCCCGAACCGGCAATAAAGCATGTTGAAGCTCCGTCAGAGACGGAAATAGAGATTACAGAGGGAATAACGGTTAAAGAGCTCGCAGTAAAGTTTTCTAAAGAACCAAATGAGATAATTAAAAAGCTGATAAGCCTCGGGGTTATGGCTACCATAAACCAGCTCGTTGATTTTGAAATTGTAAAAAAACTGGCTGATCTGTTCAACCTCAAAGTAAAGCTTGCAGAACTAGAAGTATCTGTTGAAACGATAGAAGCTGAAGATCCTGCTAAGCTGAAAAAAAGACCTCCTGTAGTAACAATAATGGGGCATGTAGATCACGGGAAGACTTCACTTCTTGATGCTATCAGGGAAACAAATATAATCGCCAAGGAAGCAGGCGGGATAACGCAGCATATAGGCGCTTACCATGTAGAGCTTGACAAGGGGACAGTGGTTTTCCTTGATACTCCGGGCCATCATGCTTTCACTGCAATGCGCGCGCGCGGTGCAAGTGTTACAGATATAGTTGTTCTCGTCGTTGCGGCGGATGATGGAGCTATGCCTCAGACAATAGAGGCTATTGACCATGCAAAGGTTGCAAAGGTTCCTATAATAGTTGCTGTGAACAAGATAGACAAACCAAATGCTGATCCCCAGAGAGTCCGTCAGGCTCTTGCAGACCATGCTCTGATACCGGAAGAATGGGGCGGCAATACGGTTTACGTTGACATTTCTGCAAAAAGGAAAACAGGGATAAATGATCTTCTTGAGCTTATACTCCTTCAGGCAGAACTGCTCGAATTAAAAGCAAATCCTGACAAGAAAGCTTTGGGGGCAGTCGTTGAAGCAAAGCTTGACAAGAACAAGGGACCTCTGGCTACCGTACTGATCCAGAGCGGGACTCTGAAGGTTGGAGATGCTTTTGTCGCAGGAGTGCATAGCGGGAAGGTGAGGGCGCTTTTCAGTGATCAGGGGAAAAAGGTGATTGCGGCGACACCATCAATGCCTGTTATGGTACTGGGTTTTTCAGGAGTACCGGAAGCAGGGGATTCCTTTGTTGTCGTGGAAGATGAAAGAAAAGCCAAACAGACTGCCCTGATAAGGATGCAGAAACGCAGAGATGAATCAATGGCAGGTCCCAAGAAGATTTCTCTTGAAGAACTTTCAGAGCAGATAAAAAGAGGAATAGTAAAGGAACTTAATATAATCTTAAAAACAGATGTGCAGGGTTCTGCTCAGGCTCTTGAAGATTCAATAACGAAACTCGCTACAAGCGATGTAAAAGTAAAGATAATCCATACAGCTACCGGAGGGGTTACTGAAAGCGATGTTATTCTCGCTTCAGCGGCAAATTCAATAATAATAGGATTTAATGTAAGACCTGAACCTAAAGCCACTGCTCTTGCAGAACGTGAACGCGTTGATATGCGCTTCTATACCATAATTTACGACGTGATTAATGATATAAAGGCTGCAATGGAAGGGCTGCTTGAGCCTACAATACGCGAAAAACAGATTGGAAGGGCTGAGATCCGTGAGGTATTCAATATAACCAAAGTCGGCGCAGTAGCAGGTTGTTATGTCCTTGAAGGAAAGCTAACAAGAACTGCCAGCGTCCGACTTGTAAGAGACAATGTGATAGTCTATAAGGGTAAATTGGCCTCACTTAAGAGATTTAAAGATGATGTTAGAGAGGTTCTTGCTGGTTATGAATGCGGAACAGGGATTGAGAATTTCAATGATATAAAGGCATCAGATATAATAGAAGCATTCATAGAAGAAAAGGTTGAGAGAAAACTTTAA
- the fabZ gene encoding 3-hydroxyacyl-ACP dehydratase FabZ, whose product MLFGIDRILQLLPHRYPFLMVDKVLEFEKEKRIVGIKNVTANEPYFMGHFGEYPVMPGVMIVEALAQLGCILLLESTGELQKLVYFRSIENVKFRKKVRPGDVMKMEVIVTKRKGPLWKVDAKAFVDDEIVTEGVLHAFASDETVAELKGKNK is encoded by the coding sequence ATGCTTTTCGGAATAGACAGAATCCTTCAGCTTTTGCCGCATAGATACCCGTTTCTGATGGTTGACAAGGTGCTTGAGTTCGAGAAGGAAAAAAGGATTGTGGGTATCAAGAACGTCACTGCGAATGAGCCCTATTTCATGGGGCATTTCGGAGAGTATCCGGTGATGCCCGGAGTTATGATAGTAGAGGCGCTTGCACAGCTTGGATGTATACTCCTCCTTGAAAGCACTGGAGAGCTTCAGAAACTTGTGTATTTCAGGAGTATTGAAAATGTGAAGTTCAGAAAAAAGGTACGTCCCGGTGATGTTATGAAAATGGAAGTCATAGTCACAAAAAGGAAAGGCCCTCTCTGGAAGGTTGATGCCAAGGCTTTTGTCGATGATGAAATAGTAACCGAGGGGGTACTTCACGCATTCGCCTCAGATGAGACAGTCGCCGAACTAAAGGGAAAAAACAAGTAA
- a CDS encoding lysophospholipid acyltransferase family protein encodes MSIQKKISLKDSILLFLLRTLGVGAVRFICWSCRMEVEGMEYVKEMMSRRESYLCAFWHQRIFFSMALFRDTGGRPMVSLSRDGEYITTVLKGLGYDPVRGSTSKRSYEAFKELLDETNEGTQLGITPDGPKGPPREVKDGILYLAKYSGRPIVPVSGSASSFWIFNSWDRFIVPKPFSRISIKFSPPVYVNREADEKEIEIKRAEIQNSLNNLSDEVDRETGHTPLPISRIKN; translated from the coding sequence ATGAGTATACAGAAAAAAATCAGTTTAAAAGATAGTATTCTCCTTTTCCTTCTCCGTACTCTTGGGGTGGGTGCTGTAAGGTTTATCTGCTGGTCATGCAGGATGGAAGTGGAAGGAATGGAATATGTAAAAGAGATGATGTCCCGCAGGGAATCATATCTTTGCGCATTCTGGCATCAGAGGATATTTTTCAGCATGGCTTTGTTCAGGGATACAGGGGGACGCCCTATGGTAAGCTTAAGCCGTGACGGAGAATATATAACGACAGTTCTCAAAGGTCTTGGCTATGACCCTGTTAGAGGCTCTACATCAAAGCGCAGTTACGAGGCATTCAAGGAACTTCTTGATGAAACGAACGAAGGAACTCAGCTTGGTATCACACCTGACGGACCAAAAGGCCCGCCGCGGGAAGTTAAAGACGGCATTCTCTATCTTGCAAAATATTCAGGAAGACCCATAGTTCCTGTTTCAGGAAGTGCATCAAGCTTCTGGATCTTTAATAGCTGGGACAGATTTATAGTCCCAAAACCCTTTAGCAGGATATCAATAAAATTCAGCCCGCCGGTTTATGTGAACAGGGAAGCAGATGAAAAAGAGATTGAAATCAAGAGAGCTGAAATTCAAAACTCCCTTAACAACCTTTCCGACGAAGTTGACCGGGAAACAGGCCACACCCCACTGCCAATATCACGTATAAAAAATTGA
- a CDS encoding Gfo/Idh/MocA family oxidoreductase has protein sequence MLNKLRAGVIGTGHMGHYHVNVYAEQLTNVELVGIADSDQKKVSELAEKYGIAGHTDYRELLKNIDVVSIAVPTAAHYQVARDCLEAGVHVLLEKPFTTTLDQAKELLDIAGRKNLILQVGHVERFNGAVQELKKIVKDPYLIESRRIGPFISRVKNDNVIMDLMIHDIDIILNIIGDMPSSFSAYGKAICSGKTDVACVQLQFDNGCIASAISSRVSENKMRTLAITQKDAYIFLDYTDQDIHIHRRAESGYLVSRQEIRYKQESFIERIFVYKDNPLKLQIKHLIDCITDREKRLVSEDDELRSLELALKIIDALR, from the coding sequence ATTTTGAACAAGCTAAGGGCAGGTGTAATAGGTACAGGGCACATGGGGCATTACCATGTTAATGTTTATGCTGAACAGCTTACCAACGTGGAACTCGTTGGGATCGCAGATTCCGACCAGAAGAAAGTGTCGGAACTTGCGGAGAAGTACGGTATTGCAGGCCACACGGATTACCGGGAGCTTCTGAAAAATATCGATGTTGTAAGCATCGCAGTGCCTACAGCGGCACATTATCAGGTCGCCAGGGACTGCCTTGAGGCAGGGGTTCATGTACTCCTTGAAAAACCGTTTACAACGACTCTTGATCAGGCAAAAGAGCTTCTTGATATTGCCGGCAGAAAAAATCTGATTCTTCAGGTTGGTCATGTTGAACGTTTTAACGGTGCTGTGCAGGAGCTTAAAAAGATAGTGAAAGATCCCTATCTTATTGAAAGCCGCAGAATCGGCCCGTTTATCTCCCGCGTTAAGAATGACAATGTTATTATGGATCTCATGATCCATGATATTGATATAATCCTTAATATCATCGGTGACATGCCTTCCAGTTTCAGCGCTTACGGGAAAGCCATATGTTCCGGGAAAACTGACGTTGCCTGCGTCCAGCTTCAATTTGACAACGGTTGCATAGCATCTGCCATTTCAAGCCGTGTATCTGAAAACAAGATGAGGACACTTGCCATAACACAGAAAGACGCATATATATTCCTCGATTATACAGATCAGGATATACACATTCACAGACGGGCTGAATCAGGCTATCTTGTAAGCAGGCAGGAAATAAGATACAAACAGGAATCCTTTATAGAGCGTATATTTGTTTATAAAGACAACCCGTTGAAGCTTCAGATAAAGCATCTTATAGACTGTATAACCGACAGGGAAAAGCGTCTTGTTTCCGAGGATGACGAACTGAGATCTCTTGAGCTTGCTCTAAAGATAATAGATGCACTCAGATAA
- a CDS encoding ribosome maturation factor RimP produces MLAKKLEEILLPVLNSENLELVEIKVGGAERRPVIKVFIDKMGGVAIKDCENVSRQFSTLLDVEGFEIDGEEIKDYVLEVSSPGLDRPLKSEKDFLKALGKNVTVTAKNADGKTKTFSGKIMSASENSFVIEKRGSKELEEIQYSSLVKAVFEVRF; encoded by the coding sequence ATGCTGGCTAAAAAGCTGGAAGAAATTCTTTTGCCTGTTTTAAACAGCGAGAATCTGGAATTAGTTGAGATTAAAGTAGGCGGGGCTGAAAGACGCCCTGTGATAAAGGTGTTCATAGATAAAATGGGCGGCGTGGCAATCAAAGACTGTGAGAACGTAAGCCGGCAGTTTTCGACTCTCCTTGATGTTGAAGGATTTGAGATAGATGGAGAGGAGATCAAAGATTATGTGCTTGAGGTTTCATCGCCTGGTCTTGACAGGCCTCTAAAGAGTGAGAAAGATTTTTTAAAAGCACTGGGGAAGAATGTGACTGTTACTGCTAAAAATGCGGATGGAAAAACAAAAACATTTTCTGGCAAGATTATGAGTGCTTCAGAAAACTCTTTTGTAATTGAGAAAAGAGGCTCTAAGGAATTGGAAGAAATCCAATACAGCAGTCTTGTTAAGGCTGTGTTTGAGGTAAGGTTCTAA
- the recJ gene encoding single-stranded-DNA-specific exonuclease RecJ: MKDIEWIFAEENHELAGEISRKFGISLITAQLLINRGCDDFDKAMKFMNEDESSFFAPTLMCDMKKAVKRTIEACRNGEKILIFGDYDVDGTSSVVMLIKTLRAIGCKCNYYIPRRLKEGYGLNCDVVKTAASEGYTLLITADCGTSNLEEISLAGECGIEVIVLDHHLPSEQMPDAFAIVNPKRPDCTYPFKDLSASGIVYKFCSEILAGDHFPELMEELLGLAAMGTVADIAPLCGENRAIVKKGLQILNRTSNPGLNALLERRELLHKKIMPWHISFVLAPVINAEGRVHKYSENEPDGISEVVELFVSNDKKSLDRYVAMLCEDNDKRQEIEKSIVAEAKNMIERRAVSKDMPGYVFYNAQWHPGVIGVVASKLSEELRKPVFIIGEGGRGSARSSISFDIYSAVKNCSEMMLSFGGHRHAAGFRMEPSLVEDFTDEINKYCASVLKEDDFIKKEYVDINVELSQLGPDIVNEIDMLEPFGYGNPQPVFCSSPVYSGNSPRIVGTDHLKAVFNQGNTEIQAIAFKMANKKSLLDRNLPLSIIYTPQFNEWDGEKRIQLKIKDIKAL; this comes from the coding sequence ATGAAAGACATTGAATGGATTTTCGCCGAAGAGAATCATGAGCTTGCCGGGGAAATAAGCAGGAAGTTTGGTATTTCTCTAATAACTGCCCAATTGCTTATCAATCGCGGTTGTGATGATTTTGACAAGGCTATGAAGTTTATGAATGAAGACGAGAGTTCTTTCTTTGCGCCTACTCTGATGTGCGATATGAAAAAAGCAGTAAAACGCACAATAGAGGCGTGCAGGAACGGTGAAAAAATTCTCATCTTCGGTGATTATGATGTTGACGGCACAAGCTCGGTCGTTATGTTAATCAAGACGTTGAGGGCGATTGGCTGCAAGTGCAATTATTATATACCCAGAAGGCTGAAGGAAGGTTACGGGCTTAATTGCGATGTCGTGAAAACTGCCGCAAGTGAGGGATATACGCTTCTTATCACTGCTGACTGCGGGACAAGCAATTTAGAAGAAATAAGTCTTGCCGGAGAATGTGGGATCGAAGTCATAGTCCTTGACCACCACCTTCCTTCGGAGCAGATGCCTGATGCTTTTGCGATAGTAAATCCCAAGCGCCCTGACTGTACTTATCCATTCAAGGACCTTTCAGCTTCAGGAATAGTCTATAAGTTCTGTTCGGAGATTCTCGCAGGAGACCATTTCCCTGAGTTGATGGAAGAGCTGCTTGGCCTTGCCGCAATGGGTACTGTTGCAGATATTGCACCTCTCTGCGGGGAGAACCGTGCGATAGTAAAAAAAGGACTCCAGATTCTCAACAGGACATCAAACCCGGGTCTTAATGCGCTTCTTGAAAGAAGGGAGCTTCTTCATAAAAAGATAATGCCCTGGCATATTTCATTTGTCCTGGCGCCTGTAATAAACGCAGAGGGAAGGGTTCACAAATATTCAGAGAACGAACCTGACGGAATTTCAGAAGTCGTCGAGCTTTTCGTCTCAAATGATAAAAAATCTCTGGACAGATATGTGGCGATGCTTTGTGAGGATAATGACAAGAGGCAGGAGATTGAAAAAAGTATAGTTGCTGAAGCAAAAAATATGATCGAAAGAAGGGCAGTTTCTAAAGACATGCCGGGTTACGTTTTTTATAATGCTCAATGGCATCCCGGAGTGATTGGGGTTGTTGCATCAAAGCTTTCCGAGGAATTAAGAAAACCTGTTTTCATCATAGGTGAAGGGGGACGGGGTTCTGCAAGGTCTTCTATCAGTTTTGATATTTACTCAGCAGTCAAAAACTGCAGCGAGATGATGCTTTCATTCGGCGGGCACAGACATGCGGCCGGATTCAGGATGGAGCCTTCATTGGTTGAAGACTTTACAGATGAGATAAACAAATACTGCGCTTCAGTCTTGAAGGAAGATGATTTTATCAAAAAAGAATATGTGGACATCAATGTTGAGCTCTCACAGTTGGGACCGGACATTGTCAATGAAATAGACATGCTCGAACCATTCGGCTATGGGAATCCGCAGCCTGTTTTCTGCTCTTCGCCGGTTTATTCAGGCAATTCTCCCCGTATCGTAGGAACAGACCACCTTAAAGCGGTTTTCAACCAGGGGAATACCGAGATACAGGCTATTGCCTTTAAAATGGCGAACAAGAAAAGCCTTCTCGACAGGAATCTTCCTCTTTCAATAATATATACTCCTCAATTCAATGAATGGGACGGAGAGAAAAGAATACAGCTTAAAATAAAGGATATTAAAGCTTTGTAA
- the nusA gene encoding transcription termination/antitermination protein NusA: MRSQIFQIIDQIAREKGVEREAMFSAIESAVEYVARKKYPENTIIKVRFNSKDEHFELFALKKVVAEVTDKETEILLDDAHSISPECNEGDTIEIKLETIDLGRIGVQTVKQVISQKLKDVERDQAYSEFLKLKGDIITGTVDRIEKGNLIVDLIKADGIIFYRDQIPKEKFRKGDRITAYVAEVNKSPKGLQIILSRTSSELLIKLFKSQVPEIEDDIVIIEGASRDPGWRGKIAVRSLEKDVDPVGACVGVRGSRVQAVVRELSGERVDIVRWSAEPKEFVKNAIMPAQIISVKVDKPSKKATVIVEDDQLYLAIGKKGQNVKLASMLTGYHIDIFSRTEAESGKDASISKHMAVEQLSSIPGINTELVEALVEKGYKNVRAVSDADAAELALIHNIGIEKATHLIESAMRMLKNGES, from the coding sequence ATGAGAAGCCAGATATTTCAGATAATTGACCAGATAGCGAGGGAAAAGGGAGTTGAAAGGGAGGCTATGTTCTCTGCCATTGAATCAGCGGTAGAATATGTGGCAAGGAAAAAATACCCTGAAAACACCATTATCAAAGTAAGGTTCAATTCAAAGGATGAGCATTTCGAGCTTTTTGCCCTTAAAAAAGTCGTCGCAGAAGTCACTGATAAGGAAACAGAGATTTTGCTTGATGATGCACATTCTATATCCCCTGAATGCAATGAGGGAGATACCATTGAAATCAAGCTCGAGACGATAGATCTGGGAAGAATAGGCGTCCAGACAGTAAAACAGGTGATAAGCCAGAAGCTTAAAGATGTTGAGCGTGACCAGGCTTACAGTGAGTTCCTTAAATTAAAAGGGGACATCATAACAGGAACAGTTGACAGGATTGAAAAGGGGAATTTAATAGTTGACCTTATCAAAGCTGACGGAATTATTTTTTATCGCGACCAGATACCCAAAGAGAAATTCCGTAAAGGCGACAGGATAACTGCATATGTTGCAGAAGTTAACAAGTCTCCTAAAGGCTTGCAGATAATTCTCTCAAGGACTAGTTCTGAACTGCTTATAAAACTTTTTAAGAGCCAGGTACCTGAAATAGAGGATGATATAGTAATAATCGAAGGTGCATCAAGAGACCCAGGCTGGCGTGGAAAGATCGCTGTAAGAAGCTTGGAAAAAGATGTTGATCCGGTCGGTGCATGCGTGGGAGTTAGAGGAAGCCGTGTTCAGGCAGTGGTAAGAGAACTTAGCGGTGAGAGAGTTGATATTGTACGATGGTCTGCGGAGCCAAAGGAATTTGTCAAGAATGCCATCATGCCTGCCCAGATAATATCTGTGAAGGTTGACAAGCCTTCGAAAAAAGCGACTGTAATAGTCGAAGATGATCAGCTCTATCTTGCCATAGGGAAAAAGGGACAAAACGTCAAGCTTGCATCTATGCTTACCGGATATCATATAGATATCTTTTCAAGGACTGAGGCTGAAAGCGGGAAGGATGCATCAATATCGAAACATATGGCTGTGGAACAGTTGTCGTCAATACCCGGGATAAATACAGAACTTGTTGAAGCTCTTGTTGAAAAGGGTTATAAGAATGTTCGGGCTGTAAGCGATGCCGATGCGGCTGAGCTTGCCCTTATACATAACATTGGAATTGAAAAAGCAACACATCTGATTGAGTCAGCTATGCGTATGCTTAAAAACGGGGAGTCTTGA
- the lpxA gene encoding acyl-ACP--UDP-N-acetylglucosamine O-acyltransferase, which translates to MIHKTAIIEEGAVIGNNVTIGPFSIVGKDAVIGDGTVLSSNVLIEGWTTLGKDCQIGSGAKVGGPPQDFKYKGEKSFVVIGDGTIIREYVTVHRSSKEGGTTRVGSGSMLMAYSHIAHDCSIGNNVVITNYAGLSGHVTVEDRAIISGFVGIHQFCRIGKLALVRGFSGISKDIAPFTIVWGITTVPYGLNLVGLKRSGVSTAGIKELKNVYRIFFQSGLTNEEALSKIETEVEQTEEVKHFVEFVKSSKRGVCKKEKEEGDVF; encoded by the coding sequence ATGATCCATAAAACAGCTATAATCGAAGAAGGTGCAGTAATAGGAAACAATGTAACTATTGGTCCCTTTTCTATAGTAGGAAAGGATGCAGTTATCGGAGACGGGACAGTCCTGTCGTCAAATGTATTGATTGAAGGGTGGACAACTTTAGGCAAAGACTGCCAGATAGGCTCTGGCGCGAAAGTCGGCGGTCCGCCTCAGGATTTCAAATACAAGGGAGAGAAGTCGTTCGTCGTTATAGGTGATGGCACAATAATAAGGGAATATGTGACAGTCCACAGGTCATCCAAGGAAGGCGGAACTACAAGGGTGGGCAGCGGCTCTATGCTCATGGCATATTCCCACATAGCCCATGACTGTTCGATTGGGAACAATGTTGTAATAACAAATTATGCAGGGCTCTCAGGACATGTCACAGTAGAGGACAGGGCTATAATATCAGGTTTTGTAGGAATACATCAGTTTTGCCGCATCGGTAAGCTTGCACTTGTAAGGGGATTTTCCGGCATTTCAAAGGATATAGCGCCTTTCACTATTGTGTGGGGAATAACCACAGTGCCTTACGGTCTCAATCTCGTGGGGCTGAAGAGGAGCGGTGTATCAACAGCAGGGATAAAGGAACTCAAAAATGTTTACCGTATCTTTTTCCAGAGCGGCCTTACCAATGAGGAAGCATTATCAAAGATAGAAACCGAAGTTGAACAGACGGAAGAAGTGAAACACTTTGTGGAATTCGTAAAGAGTTCCAAACGCGGTGTATGTAAAAAAGAAAAAGAAGAAGGAGACGTATTTTGA